Below is a genomic region from Candidatus Cloacimonadota bacterium.
CAATGGGAGACAATCGGGACAACAGCAGTGATTCTCGTTATTGGGGATTTCTTGATAGAGATTTCATCAGAGGTATCCCCATGATTCTTTATTGGTCGTGGGACAATCATCACAGAATTCGCTGGAGAAGAATTCTAAAAATACCGAAATAGTGCTGTTTGCTGACATGCTGAAATGCTGAAATGCTGAAAATAACCTCAAAAAAAAAGATAGCTGTTTATATTCATATCCCGTTTTGTACAAAAAAATGTGCTTACTGCGGATTTTATTCTGTAAACTATGATGCGGATTCTGTAGAAAGGTACTTTAAAAATTTGCGGAACAGTATCTCCAATTTTCCTTATAAAAATGAATATGAAGTATCCACAATTTATTTCGGGGGTGGCACCCCATCTTTAATCCCATTTCACCAACTGTATTCAGTCGTGAGCGCGATCGTAAATAATTTTTCGGTAAATAAAAATGCGGAAGTTACACTCGAGGCAAATCCGCTAAATATAAGCAAATCGTCGGCGAAAGATTATCGCATTCTGGGAATTAATCGCATTAGTTTGGGCGCACAATCTTTTATTGATTCCGAGCTCAAATCTCTCGGGCGTCTGCACACACACAAAGAAATACAACCTGCTGTAGAAAATATCCGCAGAAATTGTACTGAAAATATCTCTCTTGATCTAATGTTTGGAATCCCATCTCAATCCAAAAAAACTTGGGAAACTTCTCTGCAAAAAGCAGCAGAACTCAATCCAAACCACATCTCATCCTACTGCCTTTCTCTGGAAAATAATACTTATATGAAAAACAATGCATCGTCATACGATTTTCCCGATGAGGATTTGCAAAGAGAGATGTATTATTTTATGCTTGATTTCCTTGCTGAAAACGGATTAGAGCAATATGAAATTTCAAACTTTTCCAAGTCCGGTTATAAATCCAAACACAATTTGGCATATTGGCATGGGGATGAATACATCGGTTTTGGAGCAGCTGCTCATTCTTTTTACAAGATGAGGAGAATCGCGAATCCGGCAAATATCGAAAATTATTGTGGGCGAATTGAGGACGGAAATTATCCGTTCGAAAGCGACAAAGAAATTTCCGAAAGAGAATTTATCTCAGATAAAATCGTGTTGGGTTTACGGCTTAGCGAAGGAATTTATTTACCTGAATTTAAGAATAAATATAATTTTGACGTTGAAAAAAATTTTAAAAAAATAATTTCTCAACTTATTAAATCCGATTTTTTAATGAAAAAAGACAACAGACTGAAATTGACAAGAAAAGCACTTTTTGTGTCCAATTCAATTTTGAGTGAGTTTATCTAACTAACTCAATCATCTCTGATTGAGACTTTGTTTTTTTATTTCCACGAGACGAGTAGAAAACAAGAAAGGTTCAATGAAGAAATTTTTAAGAACAATTTTCACATTCGCATTTTTTATTATGCTGCCTTCTTTTATTTACGCAGACATTTTGATCCCGATGGATCTATCTCAAACGAATCATCTTAAAGCGTATGGGATTACTTTTAAAGCTCTGGAAAACGGGTGGGATTGCAAATGGCTGTTAAATTATCGCGACGGTTCTTTCCTAATTCCTGAAAGTGCAACCATAAAAGATTTGTGTCACATTCGAGGTGTTTATTATGAGAAAGTTTCACCCACCGATATAATTCAAATCGAACAGATCATACAGAAATCTAATATGGATATAATTCACCTGGAGAAAGCTCCCAAGATTGCCGTTTATACTTTACCGAAAAACATGTCGGACCAAACCAAAGGCTTTGCCGGAGAACCCTGGGATGACGCAGTAACTTTGGCTTTGACTTATGCCGATATTCCTTACGATACAATTTACGACCCGGAGATACTTCAAGGTAAATTGGACGAATACGATTGGTTGCATTTGCATCATGAAGATTTCACCGGACAATATGGAAAATTTTATGCAAGTTTCCGTAATGCAAAATGGTATCAAACAATTCAGAATTTTGAGGAAAATCTGGCAAAAAAACTCGGATTCAAAAAAGTCTGGCAACTTAAACACGCTGTGGTCGAGATGATCAATTCTTATGTGGAAAATGGTGGTTTCCTCTTTGCTATGTGCGGTGCTACGGATACCTTTGATATTGCTCTTGCTGCAAAAAATTTGGATATTTGTGCCACACCATTTGACGGCGACCCGATACAAAGTAATGCCGAGAAGCAGCTTGATTTCGATCGGACCTTTGCTTTCAAGGATTTCACGCTTGTGAAAAATCCATTTGAATACGAATTTTCCAGCATTGACGCGAGTAATTATGCAAAAATACGCGGAGCGGAAGCGGATTATTTTACATTATTCAATTTTTCTGCGAAGTATGATCCGGTGCCCACCATGTTAACTCAATGCCATGCGAACGTTGTAAATGGATTTTTGGGACAAACCACCTCATTTCATAAAAAATATGTGAAAAAAAGTGTGATCATTCTCGGCGAAGTAGAAGGAGCAGAAGAGGTAAAATATATTCATGGAAATATCGGTAGAGGGACTTTTACCTTTTATGGAGGACACGACCCGGAAGATTATCAGCATAAAATCGGAGATCCGCCAACCCGATTGGAATTATATAAAAACTCGCCCGGGTACAGACTTATTTTAAATAATATTTTATTTCCTGCTGCCAAGAAAAAAAAATTGAAAACGTAAGAAAAAATTTGTGTTTTGAAGCATTTCGGATTACAACATCAACTTGCCCCGCGTCCGCCGGCTGGCGGACACGAGGCAGGCGGATATTTTACTCCAAAATTAATATGAGAAAATCCTACGGAAAAAATCAAAATCGAAAATACATCCAGCTTGGTATTCTGGGGATTTCGTTTATTTTTTTCCTTTTGCTAATTCGGGGAGTGCTGGCAAGTGCTCATGCCTATTGCCCTTATTCTCTAGTTTGTTTTGGAACTTGGAATATTTTCACAAAAGGCGTTCCGTTTATTTTTTCCATAGCTATTATTTTCGGAATATTGATTTTGGTTAGTTCTATTTTCTTGGGAAGATGGTTTTGCGGATACGCCTGTCCAATCGGTACTATTCAGGAACTTGTTTATTCTACAAAGCATACTAAGAAAAAATTCAACCAGCTGATCCCGTACAAAATCCACAAATATTTAAATATCATCAAATATGTAATTTTGATATTCACGATAGTCGCAGCTATTCTGAGTTCGCAAGCTCTATATATGAAATTCTGCCCAATTCTGGCAATTGCTCATCCGCAAACAATTACAATCGCCGGAATCATTTCCCTACTAATTATTGTGGTTGGCGGCTATTTCGTCGAAAGATTTTGGTGCAGATATATTTGTCCCTTTGCCGCTTTGATGAATCTGATGCAAAAATTTGCAGACTTCTTAAAGATCAAACGTTACAAAATATTCCGAAATATTCACACAAGTCTAAATTGTTTTAATTGCCCAAATTATTGCCCAATGTACATTGACATCGGGGATAACGAAAAAATAAATAGTCCAAATTGTATAAAATGTTTTAAATGTGTACGTTTGTGTTCGACAGAAGATCCAAAAAACAGCACATGCATTTATAGAGATTAAAAGGTAATAATATGAAAAAACATCTCGTAATTGTATTGATTTTGATTTTTGCTATCTTAATTC
It encodes:
- the hemW gene encoding radical SAM family heme chaperone HemW, giving the protein MLKITSKKKIAVYIHIPFCTKKCAYCGFYSVNYDADSVERYFKNLRNSISNFPYKNEYEVSTIYFGGGTPSLIPFHQLYSVVSAIVNNFSVNKNAEVTLEANPLNISKSSAKDYRILGINRISLGAQSFIDSELKSLGRLHTHKEIQPAVENIRRNCTENISLDLMFGIPSQSKKTWETSLQKAAELNPNHISSYCLSLENNTYMKNNASSYDFPDEDLQREMYYFMLDFLAENGLEQYEISNFSKSGYKSKHNLAYWHGDEYIGFGAAAHSFYKMRRIANPANIENYCGRIEDGNYPFESDKEISEREFISDKIVLGLRLSEGIYLPEFKNKYNFDVEKNFKKIISQLIKSDFLMKKDNRLKLTRKALFVSNSILSEFI
- a CDS encoding asparagine synthetase B; translation: MKKFLRTIFTFAFFIMLPSFIYADILIPMDLSQTNHLKAYGITFKALENGWDCKWLLNYRDGSFLIPESATIKDLCHIRGVYYEKVSPTDIIQIEQIIQKSNMDIIHLEKAPKIAVYTLPKNMSDQTKGFAGEPWDDAVTLALTYADIPYDTIYDPEILQGKLDEYDWLHLHHEDFTGQYGKFYASFRNAKWYQTIQNFEENLAKKLGFKKVWQLKHAVVEMINSYVENGGFLFAMCGATDTFDIALAAKNLDICATPFDGDPIQSNAEKQLDFDRTFAFKDFTLVKNPFEYEFSSIDASNYAKIRGAEADYFTLFNFSAKYDPVPTMLTQCHANVVNGFLGQTTSFHKKYVKKSVIILGEVEGAEEVKYIHGNIGRGTFTFYGGHDPEDYQHKIGDPPTRLELYKNSPGYRLILNNILFPAAKKKKLKT
- a CDS encoding 4Fe-4S binding protein — encoded protein: MRKSYGKNQNRKYIQLGILGISFIFFLLLIRGVLASAHAYCPYSLVCFGTWNIFTKGVPFIFSIAIIFGILILVSSIFLGRWFCGYACPIGTIQELVYSTKHTKKKFNQLIPYKIHKYLNIIKYVILIFTIVAAILSSQALYMKFCPILAIAHPQTITIAGIISLLIIVVGGYFVERFWCRYICPFAALMNLMQKFADFLKIKRYKIFRNIHTSLNCFNCPNYCPMYIDIGDNEKINSPNCIKCFKCVRLCSTEDPKNSTCIYRD